The genomic DNA GCATCGGCCGTGGTGGCCGCAGGAGGCCAGGACCACTGGTGCGGGGCGCTGGCGGCGGGCATCGTGGCGCCCGGCGACGTACTCGACTCCATCGGCACCGCCGAGGCCATCATCGTCGTCCTCGATCGGCCCGTCTTCAGCCGGGAGCTGTTTGAATCGGGCTTCGCCGTCGGGTGCCACGTCGTGCCGGATCGGTACTACGCGGTGGGGGCGCTTCAGACGGCGGGCGGCACCATCGAGTGGCTGCGGGCGGCACTGGGTGAGCTCGAAGAAGAGGCGGCCAGGCGCACCGGGGAGGGCGCCGGCGGTGTTTACCGGCGGCTGATGGCCCTCGCCGGACAGGCGCCGCCCGGAAGCCGCGGGCTATTGTTTTTGCCACACCTCCGCGGCGCCGTCACCCCACCCGACGGGCTTTCGAAAGGGGCATGGGTGGGCCTGCGGCCCTACCATCGCCGCAGCGATCTGGTGCGGGCGGCCGTTGAGGGGCTGGCCCACGAGTTTGCCTACATCGTCCACCGCCTGACGTCGCTGACCGGCACCGGGGCCCGCCGGGTGGCGGCCATCGGCGGCGGTGCCCGGAACGAGTTGTGGCTGCAGCTCAAAGCCGACATCAGCAACCTCGCGCTGGAGGTCTCCGCCATCGAGGAGGCCACGACCCTCGGGGCGGCGCTGCTCGGCGGGGTGGGAGCCGGCATCTGGAAGGACCCCGTCGAGGCGGCCCGGCACGTGCCGCGGGTTTCCCGGACGGTGTTGCCGCGCCCGGATATGCTCCAGCGCTACCGGCCGTATCACGAGCTGTACCGCCGGCTTTACCCGGCCCTCGCCGGGCTGCATGCGCAACTCGAAGAGCTGGCGGGGTCGTAGCGCGGACAGATCGGGTGCACCGGAGCCAGACGGGGTCAAGGACACAGGAGAGGACGCAGGAGGCGTTCATGGAATGGCGGACGGGCTGAGCAAACGGGTGCAGCAGACCCTGGAGCGCCAGGGTGGTGTCGTCTTTGCCGAACCGGCGCTGGTGGGGCGGGCCATGTACACGGGGCGCGACCTCATTGCGAAAAACAGCCGGTTCGGCGAAGGCTTTCAGGACGATCGGGGATACGTGCCCGTCGAGTGGTGGATCATGTCGATGACCCAGGCGGGCAACGACATCCCGAGGCCCGGGGAGGGAATCACCCGCCTGCTCCTGGCGGACGGGGACCGCGTACCCCTCAACGAGGCGGCATCGGCGGCCGGAGACGCCCTGTTCGGGGAGTACCTTGCTCGCTGGCCGCTGACCAAAGTGCTGGACATCGGCGGCGAGCCGGTCGTGCCCGGCTTCGGGCCGTTTCGCCACGTGCCGGCCGAAGAGGAGGTCCCGCCCATCCCGTTTCACGTCCACGCCGGTTACGTCGTCGAAGGGCGCATGCGCCCGCCCGGCAAGCTGGAGGCCTATTTCTTCCTGCCGGTGGACGTCCCCCCGTACAACCGCAACCTGGGCCGGGTCATCTCCCGGTTGGGGTTGAAGCCGGGCACCACCCGCGAGGACGTCCTGGTGGCGCTGAGGGAGTTTGGCGCAAGCGACGCCATGTACGCCCTCGGAACGGCCTATGAAATCCGCCCGTACGAGGGCTGGACCATCCTTCCCGGCACGCTTCACGCCCCCGGGCCGTGGCCGACGTTTGAGATTCAACTGCCCCAGGACGATTTCAACTTCGCGGCGTGGCAGCTGGGTGTGCGGGTGGGCGGCGGCGAGCGGCAGCACTTGCGCGAGCGGATGATGCTGCGCGGCCTGCGAGACGAAGAGGATTTCTTGCGGCAGGCGGTGGACTGGGAGGTCTGCATCGACCCTCATTTCCGGAGGAAGTACCGTCGAGAGGCACAGGTCCTCGAAGCGGGGCCGTGGGGCCGGCGGCTCCGTATCTTCTTCGACCGCTTCTACGGCGAAGGGATTGAGATCGAGCCGGGCCGCCGCTACACACGGGCCGCCGACCCCAGGCCGTGGGCGGGCATCGTCTGGAGCGGTTCGGGGCAGCTCAACGGGCACCGCATCGGCATGCGGGAAACGGAAGGGATGACCGAGTTTCTCGTCGCGCCCGCCCATGCGGCCTCCTTCGTCAACGACGGGGAGCTCACCCTGCGTGTGTACACGGTCTTCCCCCTCGACTGACGAATCGTCGCCCTGGACCACGGAATCCTCGGGCGCCCCGAAGGGCTTGAGAATCTCGAGAAGACGCTGGATCTGCTGCTTCCCGTGAAGCCGCAGGGGGTGCTGGTCAACCCCGGGGTCCTGCCGAGGGTCGCGCCGCGCCTTGCCGGGCGGGGTGGGCCGGCCGCAGTGCTCGGGCTCAACCTCCACCTCACTTCGACCATGCCGCAGGGGGCGGCGGCCGGTCAGCAACACCGGGTGCTCGGTTCGCTGGAACAGGCCGCCGCACTCGGTGCGGACTGCGTGAAGCTGCTGCTCATTTTCGGCGACTCCGGGCTCAAGGCGTTTGCCGACAACATGGCGTTCGTCGCCTCAACGGTGGAGGCCTCGCAGCGCCTGGGGATACCGGTCATG from Bacillota bacterium includes the following:
- a CDS encoding FGGY family carbohydrate kinase — its product is IDIGTTNWKVAAYDESGRQLAHLRRPVMVHEEPGGRAYYDPEEVWGFVADGLSGVARQLGPEKVRNVAGIAVTSMGEAGVLVDAAGQALYPAIAWFDPRTEVQGRFWRERADPYRVYEVTGFPPQYIASVNKVMWIREHEPASFARARRWLCMADYVAFRLSGEQAMDFSLACRTMAFDIRRRAWSGELLSLAGIDPALFPPSVPSGTALGRLRAEVAEATGLPASAVVAAGGQDHWCGALAAGIVAPGDVLDSIGTAEAIIVVLDRPVFSRELFESGFAVGCHVVPDRYYAVGALQTAGGTIEWLRAALGELEEEAARRTGEGAGGVYRRLMALAGQAPPGSRGLLFLPHLRGAVTPPDGLSKGAWVGLRPYHRRSDLVRAAVEGLAHEFAYIVHRLTSLTGTGARRVAAIGGGARNELWLQLKADISNLALEVSAIEEATTLGAALLGGVGAGIWKDPVEAARHVPRVSRTVLPRPDMLQRYRPYHELYRRLYPALAGLHAQLEELAGS